GAAGCGTCGCCGGCCACCGTGATGGTGCCGGCCATCGAGGCGCCGCCCGCGATGGAGGCGTCGCCGGCCACGGTGATGGTGGAGGCCGCTGCGCCGCCGCCGGAGCTGGTCGCCGAGCCGGTCATCGAGAGCGCGCCCGTCATCGAGAGCGCGCCCCTCATCGACGCGGCGCCGGTGATTGAAGCGCCCGCCATTGAGGCCGCGCCGGCCATCGATGCCGAGCCCGTCATCGACGCCGCACCGGTCATCGAAGCGCCGGCCATCGATGCAGAGCCCGTGTTGGAGGCTGCGCCGGTGGTCGAAGCGCCTGCCGTCGAGGCCCAGCCGGCGATCGACGCCGCGCCGGTGATGGAGGCCGCGCCGGTCGTGGAGCAGGCGATTGAGGTCACGGCCGAGGTCATTCCGGCGGCGGCCGAGCCCATCACGGCCGACGGGACGAACGGCGTGGCCCACGCGCCCGTGGCCAATGACAATCCGCCGTGGCCCACGCGCTCGGAGCTGTCCGAGTGGCGCTCGGCCGACAAGGCCGAGTACGTCGCCTGGTCGTGGAACGAGGGCGGGATCGAGCCGTTTGCGGAGCTGCCGGAAGAGGCCTTTGCCGCGGAAGGCGCAGCTGCACCGGCGCCGACTCCGGTTTTTGCGGCCGAGCCCGTGCCAGAGCCCGCGCCCGAGCCGGTTGCGCCGCCCGCGCTCGATCGCACGCCGACCGAGTTCGACGCGCATCCGGCCGGCGAAGAGGCCACGCTCGACGGCGAAGTGCTGGAGATGAGCGAGCCGGTCATCGAGGCTGCGCCCGTGATCGAAGCGGCGCCGGTCCTCGATGCCCAGCCGATGCTGGACGCGCAGCCGATGCTCGAGGCCGACGTGGTGCTCGAGCCGGTGATCGACGCGCAGCCCATCCTCGAGGCGCCGATCCTCGAGGTGGCGCCAGCGACCGACGACGCGCCGATGGCCATCGACGAGAGCGAGTTCGTGCCGGGCGCGAACCCGGCGGGTCCGCAGCCTGCGCCGGTGGTGGCGGGGGAGAACCGCGTCATCGTGCACCTGGTGGAGGGCGCGGTGAAGCGGGGCACGGTTCAGGACATCGACCTGGGTGCGGATGCGGTCGTGCTGCACTCGCAGATTGGCGCGGAGACGATTCGCCGCGAGCGGATCAAGGCGGTGTTCTTCATGTTGCCGCCGGGCGCGCCGCCGCCGCAGGTGGAGGGCAGCAAGCTGCGCATCACCTTCCACGACGGCCGCCAGCTCGTGGGCTACTCCGATGCCTACGACGGTCAGTCGAGCGGCTTCTTCGTGATCCCGGCCGACGCGCGCACGAACACGCAGCGCATCTACGTGTACCAGGGCGCCGTCCGCCAGGTCGCGCGCGGCTAATCCGGTCCGATCACCGCACACCGATCACCGTCACCGTTCCCCAAGCACGCGCGCGACCCGTGCGCCGTGGGGAAACGTGTGCCACCCACGCCATGCAGAGATCGCGTGATCTTTCGCCGCACTGCGTCGTGTAGGTGCTCCACGGTTCACGTGCGGTCGAATGTGTGGGTGGGGGTCTTGAACTCACAATCCCCGCCACCTAAAGTGCCGATCAGCTCCGGTCCGGGGAGCAGAGGTTGGGGAACAATGGTGGTGGCTTCTTCCGAGCGGCGCGCCGATCAGCGGCTCCCGCTTTCGCTCACCGCGCACTGCCAGGTGGGCACGGATTACTCACGCAGCGACGTGGTCGACGTCTCGCGTTCGGGCATTGGCCTGCGCACCGACACGCCCTGGCCGCCGGGCACCTCGCTGCGCGTGGCGATGGCGCTGCCGCACCACGAGGGCCCCAAGTTCTGCACCCTCACCGGCACCGTGGTCCGCGCGCGCCCGGGCGGCGTGGGCGTGCGCCTCGATGACTCCAAGGCCAGCCGCAGCGACCGCGATGTGCTCGCCGGCTTCCTGGCCGTGCTGAGCATGCAGCGCCAGCTCAGCTACTAGCTTCAGCGACCATCAGTTCAGGTAGCCGCCGCTTCCAGGCGTGCCCGTGCCTTCGTCGTCGTCGGGCTCGTCGCCGCCCGTGATGACGGTGAACTTGCTCGAGCGCTTGCGCAGCTCCTGCTCGATGCGGTGCGCGCGCCAGCGCAGCCAGAGGCGCCGCGGCGAGAGGTCGAAGCTCGAGCGCGTGGCGAGCTCTCCAGCGAAGAACGCAGAGAACTCGGGAACGAGGGCGGCGGGGTGGGTCCGGATGGCGTAGAGCACCAGCATGCCCAGCGAGAGGTAGAGCAGCACCTCGGCCTTCATGGGCAGCACCATCATGAAGTTGATGAGCGCGCCCCGGTGCAGGGCCACCCAAACGACCAGGAGCCCGAGGGAGACGGCCGTCGCGCCCAGGTAGCTGCCGTCCGCGACGCGGGCCCAGAAGAGCGAGAACCCCAGGGTCACCAGCGAGCCAGCCAGCCCGAGCCCGAAGAACCAACCCAGGAACGCCGACGATCCCACGCGCTCTTCCACCCCCGCACCGAACACCAGGAGAGAGTAGACCGTGAAGACGAGGCCCCACGGGTCCGGGTCGGCGAAGACGTAGGTCACGAGCTGCCAGACGAGCCCGTGCTTCACCTCGGCGGGCGTGAAGACGAAGGCCTTGACGAGCCCCAGGCCCACCACCTCGGGCATGTGGTGCGCGCCCATGAGCAGCACCGAGAGCACGAACGTGACGATCGCGAGCCGCGTGGACCACATCCGCAGGTCCCACCGGATCCCGAATCCACCGCCGAAGCCTTGGGCTGGTCTCATAGCTGCAACCGATGCGTCCGAGCGGGTGCGATTGCAACCTAACCACGAAACCAGCGGGCCGCCGGGCGGGCGCCTACTTGGCCCGTTCCTTCCAGAAGAGCGTGACCGTGAGGCAGTGGAACTCCTTGTCGGAGCTCTGCGTGACGACCTTGTCCACGATCTCGCAACCAGGGTTGTCGCGGATCCACTTGGTGATGTTCTCGCCCATCTGCTCGCGGTCGCGCGCGAGGGTGGTCGAGAAGACCTTCACACCCGTGAAGTTCACCATGTTTTCCCACTCCCGCTCATCGGGACGACGCCCGTCCTGAAATCACTCTACACGCACTTGTCGGCTCCCAGAAACCAGGAACCAGGAACTAGATCGCCTCGACCAGCACCGCGATCCCCTGCCCACCGCCGATGCACGCCGAGCCGATGCCGTACTTCTGGCCGCGGCGCTTGAGCTCATAGAGCAGGTGCGCGGTGATGCGCGAGCCCGAGGCCGCGAGCGGGTGGCCCACGGCCGTGGCGCCGCCGTCGACGTTGGTCGTCTCGCGGTCCAGCCCGAGCTCCTTCTCCACCGCCAGGTACTGCGGCACGAAGGCCTCGTTCACCTCGACCAGCGACACGTCCTTCATGGTCGCGCCAGTCTTCTCCAGCAGCTGACGAATCGCCGGCGCCGGGCCGATGCCCATCACCTTCGGGTCGCAGCCCACCACGCCCCAGCCGAGCAGCTTGCCGATGGGCGTGAGGCCCTTCTCCGCCCATGCGCGGTGCGCGAGCACGAACGCGCCGGCGCCGTCGCTGATGCCCGAGGCCGCGCCCGGGTGCACCACGCCGTCCTTCTTGAAGACCTTGGGCAGCTTCTTCAGGCCCTCGAGCGTCGTGTCCGGACGGTTGTGCTCGTCCTTGGCGAAGAACGTGGAGCCCTTCTTGCTCACCAGCTCCACGGGCGTGATCTCGTTCGCGAGGCGGCCGCCTTCCTGCGCGGCGGCGAAGCGCTTCTGGGTGAGGACCGAGTAGGCGTCGACCTCGTCCTGGCTGATCTTGTACTGCTCCGCGAGGTTCTCCGCGGTGATGCCCATGGGCAGCCCGGTGAAGCTGTCGGTGAGCGAGGTGGTGAGGCTGTCCTCGAGGCCGCCCTTGCCGAGCGGGATGCCCCAGCGCGCGCCGCGGATGATGTGCGGCGCCTGGCTCATGCTCTCCGTGCCACCCGCGAGGACCACGTTGGCCTGGCCGGTCATGATCAGCGCGGCGGCCTGGGTGAGCGCCTCGAACCCCGAGCCGCAGAGCCGGTTCACGGTGACGGCCGGGACGTTCTGCGGTGCCCCGACCTTCAGGCCGATGTGGCGCGCCAGGTAGATCGCGTCGGGCGAGGTCTGCACCACGTTGCCGAAGACGACGTGCTCGATCTGATCGGGCGTCACCTTGGCCTGCTCCAGGGCGGCCTTCGCGGCCACCACGCCGAGGTCGGTGGCGCTCTTGTCCTTCAAGGTGCCGCCGAAGGTGCCGAACGCGGTGCGCTTGGCGGAGAGGATCACGAGGTCGTTCGAGACGGGCTTCATGGGTGGGCTCCTGGAGGGCGGCAAACATCACCTGCGAGCGGGTGAATCGCAAGCGCGGCGAGCCGCCAGTAACGCGGGACGGGTCGCCAGTAACAGCCGATGGGTCACCAGTAACGGGGGAAGGGGCGCCAGTAACAGCCGATGGGTCGCCAGTAACGGGGGGAACGGTCGCCAGTCATGTGACCGGCAGCCCAGGCGGCGTTTCTGGCAGCCCAAGCGGCGTTGCCGGCGACCCTCGGAGAGGCCGGGAGGTGGGGTTTCGAGTAGTTTGCAGCCCATGAACCGTCGCCTCGCCTGCCTGCTGCTCGTCCTGCCGCTGATCGCCTGCAACAAGAGCTCGACCGCCTCCGACGCCGGCGGCACCACCACCGGAGGTTCGGGCTCGACGGCCGGCGGCACGACCTCTGGAAGCTCGAGCACCGGCGGCAGCACCGGCTCGACCGGCGACGCAGGTCCGATCGACGCCGGCCCAATCGATGCGGGCGACTTCGAGCAATGCGACGCACACGCGAGCGGCCCGAGCCACATGACCGACTCGACCATCGCCTGGAACCTGGGCGACGGCGGCTTGAACCTCACCGGCAACCGCATCATCGCCGCGGACCTCGACGGCGACGGCTATCCGGACCTGATCGTCCACGCCATCTACACGAACGCGCGCAGCCTGGTCCCGCTCTCGGACGGCGGCACCGGGCCGCTCTACGAGCACGTGCTCATGAACCGGCCGAATCCGAATGGCGGGCGCATGTTCGTGGACGCGACGGTGGAGAGCGGCGTGTTCCAGGTGCGCGCGGGGCAGGGCCTGCGCTCGGCGCAGCTCGCCGTGGCCGCCGACATCGACAACGACGGCGACCTCGATCTCTTCAGCGGCACGTACACGGATCCCACCCATCCGGAGACCGACCCGGGCGACCGCAGCGAGGTGCTCATCAACGACGGCACCGGCCACTTCACGCTCGCGCCCATCTCCGACGCGCAGCCGCAGGCGAGTCAGCTCTGGCCGACGACGGGCGCCACGTTCACCGACGTCGACCACGACGGCAAGCTCGACCTGTTCGTGGGCTTTTGGTACCGCGCGTACGGCTCGTCGGAGTACGGCGTGCCCGCGCAGCTCTACCGGGGCAACGGCGACGGCACGTTCGCGTCGATCACCAACAGCGCGGGCGTGGCCACCAGCAGCGGCCTCTTCACGCTCGGCAACGACCAGAACCCCAAGCCGGCGTACGGCGTCACCGCGTGCGACGTGAACGGCGACGGCTCGCCCGAGCTGATGATCAGCGCCTACGGCCGCCAGTGGAACAACCTCTACTTGAACGACGGCACCGGCCACTTCGCCGAGGTCGGCCAGGACTCGGGCTACGCCGGCGACGAGAACCTCGACTACACCGATAACCAGTTCTTCCTCTGCTACTGCACCGTGCATCCAACGGCCGCCGGCTGCGCGGACGCAGGCGCGCCGCTGATCCAGTGCCCCACGCCCGCCGACGCGGACTGGTCCGCGGGCAGCGACGATCAGCCCTGGCGCCTCAACGGCAACACCTTCTCCACGCTCTGCGCCGACATCACCGGCGACGGCATCCCCGATCTCTACTCGGCCGAGATTCGCCACTGGCACATCGGCAACAGCTCGGATCCGTCGGAGCTGCTGGTGGGCGACGGCCACGCGCACTTCACGCGCCCGGGCAACGCCAACGACGGCCTGGTGATGCCGCATCCCACCAGCGACTGGAACGAGGGTGCGCTCATGGTCGCCGGGCCGGACCTGGACAACGACGGCCGGCGCGATCTGGTGGTGGCCGCGAGCGACTACCCCGATCAGTTCGGCTGGGTCTTCCACCAGCTCACGGACGGCGGCTTCGAAGAGGTCGGGCAGGACTGGGGCATGCACCACCCGTGCATGAGCGGGCTCGCGGTGGCCGACTTCGATCGCGACGGCGATCTCGACGTCATCGTGGGCTCGGGCACCGCGCGCGACTGCTCGGCGATTTGGCACACCAACGAGGTGCACATCTACACGAACGACGCGTCGACGCGCGCGCACGCGATCGAGATTCGCCTCCGCGGCGACGGCGTGACCGCGAACCGCATGGGTGCGGGCGCGAAGGTGACGGTGGAGGCGGGCGGGGTGACGCAGGTGCAGGAGCTGCAGACGGGCTTCGGTCACATGGCGATGGAGCACGACACGGTGTTGCACTTCGGGCTCGGCGAGTGCGCGGGCGCGGCGAACATCACGGTCACCTGGCCGGATGCGGTGCACACCACGCAGACCTGGACGCGGGTGCTCGGCGATCAGCTCATCGAGCTGCAGATGGGCGACCCTTCGGTGCACCAGGTGGTCAGCTGGTATCGGGGCTAGGAAGCCCCTCCCACAGAACCACTTTCTCAAAGTGGCGTGGACCGGGGGTGCATGAGGTTGTGGGAGGCGCTTCCCAGCGCCGACATCCCAACTACCTCAGTGAGAACTTGTCCCAGTGTCCCCAGGGCAGCCCGGCGACGATCTGGTACAGCATGATCGACCCGAGCAGCGCGAGGAACGCGGGCCGCAGGTGTCGCACGCGCACCTCGCGCTTGCCGACGCCGGTGAACCAGGCCTTCGCGGCGTCCATGCGATCGGCCATGGTGCCCTTGGCTGCGCGCTCCCGGCCCGTCTCTTCCATCGCCGCGAGCTGACGCTTGTGCGCCACCCAGAGCTGGTCGGGCGTGGCGTTGGGAAGGCCCCCGGCGAGATAGTAGCCGTCGAGATCCGCGCCCGGGCGCTTGTGGTCCGCGCTCAGCACCGACGCGCCGCCGTCATAGGGCGTGAAGAAGTAGAGCCGCCGGGTGCGCTTGTCGACGAGGTACAGCGACGCGTACGTCTTCTCCGCGCGATGCAGGTAGTCGAACGAGTACTGCGCCTGCCCGAGGAGCGGCTTCTCGCTTCGCACGCCCAGCCGCTCGAAGCCGAGCGCCTCCAGCGCGGGCGCGGTGGTGCGAATGGGCTCGGGGTCGTCCTGCGGCGGCCACTCGTCGTGCGGCTCGGCGCGCTGGCGAACGGCGCCGGGAAAGAGGCAGGCGAGGGCGCCGGGCACGCTCGACCAGAGGATGCCAATGGCCAGCGCGGTGACGAGGAGGAGTCTCAAGCCGTACGGCATGCGCGCGTGAACTTAGCCCAGGCGGCTCCGAAGTTGTGCTTGGATTGCGCCCGGCATGCGCATCGTGATCACCACCGGTCGGGAGCGCTCCCTGGCGCACGACCTCGAAGCCCAGGAGCTCTCGACCCGCTACGGGCTCGCCTTCACGCCGCGCGCGGACCGACGGCTCGAAGCGATCGCGGCGGAGTCGGGCGCGGAGGTGATCGGCGTGTTCGGCAGCGATGGCCTGGTGCTCCAGCGCGAGGGCGTGAAGCTGCGGTTCAGCGCGGGCATGGCCGAGCTGCGAATCAAGCGCGTCTTGAGCGGCGAGCACGAGCCGCTGGTGCAGCTCGGCGGGCTCAAGCCGGGCGACGCGGTGCTCGATTGCACCCTCGGGCTCGCGCGCGATGCGCTGGTGATGGCCGCGTCGGGCGCGCGCGTGGATGGCATCGAGGGCCAGTCCATCGTGGCCGCGTTCTGCGAGGCCGGGCTGCGCGTGGTCGGCGGCGCGGCGGGCGAGGTGGCGTCGCGGGTCTCGGTGAAGCTGGGCAAGTACGCGAGCGTGCTCGAGCGGCTTCCGGCCAAGAGCTACGACGTCGTCTATCTCGATCCCATGTTCGCCGACGAAGTGAGCATGCCGCCCGAGTACGAGCTCTTCCGCCAGCTCGCCGACGCGACCGAGCTCGATCGCAACGCCATCGCCGACGCACGCCGGGTGGCGCGGCGCGCCGTGATTGTGAAGGACGGCCCGCGCGGCCAGCTCTTGAAGACGCTCGGCGTGCCCTTGCAGGAGCTCACCTTCGGGACGCGGGTCAGGTACGCGCGGGTGGAGCCGGAGTAGTCGGCGCTGGGAAGCGCCTCCCACAGATCCAATTTGCCAGGCTGTTTGGCAGAAGAGTGTTTGGATCCAATCTGCCAGGCTGGTTGGGAGAAGGGTGTTTGTGGGAGGCGCTTCCCAGCGCCGACATCCCAGAAAGCACGAACGCCCCGCTCGAATCCGAGCGAGGCGTCGAGGTGCCGCAGCGCTTTCGCTACTGCTTGACCGGGTAGCCCGCGATCTTGCCCGCGGCCAGGTCGTTGCCGAACTGCTGCAGGAACTGGAGCTGGTCGGGCAGCTTCATGCCCATCTGCTTGGCCTCGGCGATGGCGGCCTGCGGCGTCCAGCCATCGACGGCCATGCGGTAGGCCGCGCTCATCACGCCCGTGCGGCCCTGGCCCGCCTCGCAGTGCACGTACGCGGGCTGGTTGGCCGGGTTGGTTGCGAAGTCGAGGAACTGCTTCACCTGGGCCTCGCTCGGCGCGGAGTTGTCGAGGATGGGCAGGTGCAGCGAGTTCATGCCCAGCGCCTTCGCGCGCGGGGTGTCGTCGTCGTTCTCCATGCAGAGGTTGATGACGCTCTTGTAGCCCTGCGTGTGGAGCTGCGCGATGCCCTCGTCGCTGAGGCGCGAGCCGCGGGTGAGGTTGTCGTCGAGCTTCGACTGGTAGGTGTTCACCGGGTACTTGGCGCCGAGCAGCTCGGCCACGCCCACCGCCTCCGCGCCGCCGTCGGCGAAGCCGTCGCCCACGTCCTTCAAGCCGTTCACGGCCGCCGAGCCCGCCTGGCTCTCCTTGCCGGTGACGAGATCCTTCGCCGCGGTGCCAATGGCGTCGCCCGCCTGCTTGAAGTCGTTGCCGACCGTCTTGCCAAGCGTCTCCAAGCCCTTGCCGATGTTCTTGAAGCTGATGCCCATGTGGCACCTCCCGTGTAGGCCATTATCACCCAACTCCCGGCGAAGTTGCGTGCGGGGCGACCTACAACGGCTTTACGGCTAGGCTTTTCCGACGTGGACTCGGCCAACCTCATCGCTGCGGGGACCTTCGCGTACCTGGTGGGGAGCTTCGCGCTCCACCGGATGCGGCTCTCGCGCACGCAGCGCGACGGGCTCGAGCTCTCGCTGCTCCGGCGCATCGATAGAGCCCACCTTCCGTCCGAGGCGGATCCCGCGCTCGAGGCGTACGGTCGCGCGGAGGCCGCGCGCGTCCAGGGCGACGCAGCGGCGCGCGAGAAGGAAGCGCACGCGGCGCTCGGGTATGTGAAGCACGCGGGAGGCGCGAAGGCGTCGGCGGCGCTGGCGTATCTCGACGCCACGATCCGGCTCGCGCATCTCGTCGGACCGGTGAACGTGGAGCTGGTGGGGATCTCCAGCATCCTGGCGCTCAAGGCCGCGCTGAAGAAGTTCGGCTCGTCGCCGGAGCTGCACCTGGGGCTGGCGCACGCGCACGCGGTGCTCGGCCAGACGACGTCGTCGCTCGACGAGCTCGGACGCGCCGTCTATTACGCGCACGGCGCGCCGTTCTATGTGGACCTGGTGCTGGCGTCGGAGTTCGTGGAGCGGATGCGGCCGCGGCTGAGGCAGCAGTGTCTCGATGAAGCCAAAGGTGCGACATCGGCGCAGAATTCGGCTGTAG
The Deltaproteobacteria bacterium DNA segment above includes these coding regions:
- a CDS encoding PilZ domain-containing protein produces the protein MVVASSERRADQRLPLSLTAHCQVGTDYSRSDVVDVSRSGIGLRTDTPWPPGTSLRVAMALPHHEGPKFCTLTGTVVRARPGGVGVRLDDSKASRSDRDVLAGFLAVLSMQRQLSY
- a CDS encoding rhomboid family intramembrane serine protease — its product is MWSTRLAIVTFVLSVLLMGAHHMPEVVGLGLVKAFVFTPAEVKHGLVWQLVTYVFADPDPWGLVFTVYSLLVFGAGVEERVGSSAFLGWFFGLGLAGSLVTLGFSLFWARVADGSYLGATAVSLGLLVVWVALHRGALINFMMVLPMKAEVLLYLSLGMLVLYAIRTHPAALVPEFSAFFAGELATRSSFDLSPRRLWLRWRAHRIEQELRKRSSKFTVITGGDEPDDDEGTGTPGSGGYLN
- a CDS encoding acetyl-CoA C-acetyltransferase, whose product is MKPVSNDLVILSAKRTAFGTFGGTLKDKSATDLGVVAAKAALEQAKVTPDQIEHVVFGNVVQTSPDAIYLARHIGLKVGAPQNVPAVTVNRLCGSGFEALTQAAALIMTGQANVVLAGGTESMSQAPHIIRGARWGIPLGKGGLEDSLTTSLTDSFTGLPMGITAENLAEQYKISQDEVDAYSVLTQKRFAAAQEGGRLANEITPVELVSKKGSTFFAKDEHNRPDTTLEGLKKLPKVFKKDGVVHPGAASGISDGAGAFVLAHRAWAEKGLTPIGKLLGWGVVGCDPKVMGIGPAPAIRQLLEKTGATMKDVSLVEVNEAFVPQYLAVEKELGLDRETTNVDGGATAVGHPLAASGSRITAHLLYELKRRGQKYGIGSACIGGGQGIAVLVEAI
- a CDS encoding CRTAC1 family protein, with the translated sequence MNRRLACLLLVLPLIACNKSSTASDAGGTTTGGSGSTAGGTTSGSSSTGGSTGSTGDAGPIDAGPIDAGDFEQCDAHASGPSHMTDSTIAWNLGDGGLNLTGNRIIAADLDGDGYPDLIVHAIYTNARSLVPLSDGGTGPLYEHVLMNRPNPNGGRMFVDATVESGVFQVRAGQGLRSAQLAVAADIDNDGDLDLFSGTYTDPTHPETDPGDRSEVLINDGTGHFTLAPISDAQPQASQLWPTTGATFTDVDHDGKLDLFVGFWYRAYGSSEYGVPAQLYRGNGDGTFASITNSAGVATSSGLFTLGNDQNPKPAYGVTACDVNGDGSPELMISAYGRQWNNLYLNDGTGHFAEVGQDSGYAGDENLDYTDNQFFLCYCTVHPTAAGCADAGAPLIQCPTPADADWSAGSDDQPWRLNGNTFSTLCADITGDGIPDLYSAEIRHWHIGNSSDPSELLVGDGHAHFTRPGNANDGLVMPHPTSDWNEGALMVAGPDLDNDGRRDLVVAASDYPDQFGWVFHQLTDGGFEEVGQDWGMHHPCMSGLAVADFDRDGDLDVIVGSGTARDCSAIWHTNEVHIYTNDASTRAHAIEIRLRGDGVTANRMGAGAKVTVEAGGVTQVQELQTGFGHMAMEHDTVLHFGLGECAGAANITVTWPDAVHTTQTWTRVLGDQLIELQMGDPSVHQVVSWYRG
- a CDS encoding class I SAM-dependent methyltransferase, encoding MRIVITTGRERSLAHDLEAQELSTRYGLAFTPRADRRLEAIAAESGAEVIGVFGSDGLVLQREGVKLRFSAGMAELRIKRVLSGEHEPLVQLGGLKPGDAVLDCTLGLARDALVMAASGARVDGIEGQSIVAAFCEAGLRVVGGAAGEVASRVSVKLGKYASVLERLPAKSYDVVYLDPMFADEVSMPPEYELFRQLADATELDRNAIADARRVARRAVIVKDGPRGQLLKTLGVPLQELTFGTRVRYARVEPE
- a CDS encoding dual specificity protein phosphatase family protein; this translates as MGISFKNIGKGLETLGKTVGNDFKQAGDAIGTAAKDLVTGKESQAGSAAVNGLKDVGDGFADGGAEAVGVAELLGAKYPVNTYQSKLDDNLTRGSRLSDEGIAQLHTQGYKSVINLCMENDDDTPRAKALGMNSLHLPILDNSAPSEAQVKQFLDFATNPANQPAYVHCEAGQGRTGVMSAAYRMAVDGWTPQAAIAEAKQMGMKLPDQLQFLQQFGNDLAAGKIAGYPVKQ